In Aquipuribacter hungaricus, one DNA window encodes the following:
- a CDS encoding 2'-5' RNA ligase family protein — protein MVQSVELLLDADLDARVRAQWRALVEAGLPSLGRHTGATNAPHVTLTVASGVGPAHEDALADALPPADLPLPLLLGGYVVFGSHKHVLARLVVPSARLLDLHARAASAWADALEVAPTGLPGRWTPHVTLASHLTDTQLGQALTALRGLDEAVHDGTGSAVEVRRWDGTAKEAWALHG, from the coding sequence ATGGTCCAGTCGGTCGAGCTGCTCCTGGACGCCGACCTGGACGCCCGGGTCCGCGCGCAGTGGCGCGCCCTCGTCGAGGCCGGTCTGCCGAGCCTCGGCCGCCACACCGGGGCCACCAACGCCCCGCACGTCACCCTGACGGTGGCCTCCGGTGTCGGGCCCGCCCACGAGGACGCGCTCGCCGACGCGCTGCCGCCCGCGGACCTGCCGCTGCCGCTCCTGCTCGGCGGCTACGTCGTCTTCGGCAGCCACAAGCACGTGCTGGCGCGCCTGGTCGTGCCCTCGGCCCGGCTGCTCGACCTCCACGCGCGCGCCGCGTCCGCGTGGGCCGACGCCCTCGAGGTCGCCCCGACCGGCCTGCCCGGCCGCTGGACGCCGCACGTCACGCTCGCCTCGCACCTCACCGACACCCAGCTGGGGCAGGCGCTCACGGCGCTGCGCGGCCTGGACGAGGCGGTCCACGACGGGACCGGGTCCGCCG
- a CDS encoding GTPase — protein sequence MSPVHDDGFRAAFAQEAASLGRFTVVVLGRTGVGKSTLVNAVFGESLAETGIGAPVTQTSHLYSREGVGLAVVDTKGIEVGEDTEELLADLRALVAHSRTRPAEEQIHVAWFCVQAADLRLQDGERAVIEELDRLGIPVLLVMTRVPRLDGRNHPDAVAFHHAIQAMGLPVVGGRAWPVMALGDSFAGWPAHGLPELVEQTRTAAPAGVEAAFVAAQRVSPEAKAAEAGKVVAAAAAQAAAAAATPIPFADAVLLVLIQLRMMSRIALLHNVPVDRATLLAMASVAATTQAGRSIASGLVKMIPGAGTVAGGLVGAAVASSVTAAMGGAWITVCRRYGSDDLVSTVAFDPAVLQKAFGEEMARTLRSLGRRR from the coding sequence GTGAGCCCGGTCCACGACGACGGCTTCCGCGCCGCCTTCGCCCAGGAGGCCGCGTCGCTCGGCCGCTTCACCGTCGTCGTGCTCGGCCGGACGGGGGTCGGCAAGTCGACGCTGGTCAACGCCGTGTTCGGCGAGAGCCTGGCCGAGACGGGCATCGGCGCGCCGGTCACGCAGACCAGCCACCTGTACAGCCGGGAGGGCGTCGGCCTGGCGGTCGTCGACACCAAGGGCATCGAGGTCGGCGAGGACACCGAGGAGCTGCTCGCGGACCTGCGCGCCCTGGTCGCCCACTCGCGGACCCGTCCGGCCGAGGAGCAGATCCACGTCGCGTGGTTCTGCGTGCAGGCGGCCGACCTCCGCCTGCAGGACGGCGAGCGCGCCGTCATCGAGGAGCTCGACCGGCTCGGCATCCCGGTGCTCCTCGTCATGACCCGCGTGCCCCGGCTCGACGGGCGGAACCACCCCGACGCCGTCGCCTTCCACCACGCGATCCAGGCGATGGGGCTGCCGGTGGTCGGCGGACGCGCCTGGCCGGTGATGGCGCTGGGCGACAGCTTCGCCGGGTGGCCCGCCCACGGCCTGCCCGAGCTCGTCGAGCAGACCCGCACCGCCGCCCCCGCCGGGGTCGAGGCGGCGTTCGTGGCCGCCCAGCGCGTGAGCCCCGAGGCGAAGGCGGCAGAGGCGGGAAAAGTCGTCGCCGCGGCAGCCGCCCAGGCCGCCGCGGCCGCGGCGACGCCGATCCCGTTCGCTGACGCCGTCCTGCTGGTCCTGATCCAGCTGCGGATGATGAGCAGGATCGCGCTGCTGCACAACGTACCCGTCGACCGGGCGACCCTGCTGGCCATGGCGTCGGTGGCCGCGACGACCCAGGCCGGGCGCTCGATCGCGTCCGGCCTGGTGAAGATGATCCCGGGCGCCGGGACCGTGGCCGGCGGGCTCGTCGGCGCGGCGGTGGCGTCGTCGGTCACCGCGGCGATGGGCGGCGCGTGGATCACGGTGTGCCGCCGCTACGGCAGCGACGACCTGGTGAGCACGGTCGCGTTCGACCCGGCCGTGCTGCAGAAGGCGTTCGGCGAGGAGATGGCGAGGACGCTGCGGAGCCTCGGCCGGCGCCGCTGA